From the Rattus norvegicus strain BN/NHsdMcwi chromosome 15, GRCr8, whole genome shotgun sequence genome, the window GCAAGCGCGTGGACCCTGGCTTCCTCCTGAGCTCCCTCTCTCGTGACCAGAACACGCTGCCTGAGAAAAACAGCATTGGCAGGGGGCCCCTGGGGGAGAAGGAGGACAGGGGTGAGTACGCCCCAGGTGCCACCTTGCCTGGACTGCACAGCTGCTACCGGGAAGGTGCAGCTGCTGCCCCTGGCAGTGTGGACACATATCCCTACGGGCTGCCCACACCCCCAGAGATGTCGCCCCTGGATGCGCTGGAGCCGGAGCAGACCTTCTTCTCGTCCTCATGTCAGGAGGAGCATGGCCACCCCCATCACCTTCCCCATCTACCAGGGCCCCCTTACTCACCCGAGTTCACACCTAGTCCCCTTCACTGCAGTCACCCTCTAGGTTCTTTGGCCCTTGGCCAATCCCCAGGAGTTTCTATGATGTCCTCTGTTCCtggatgtcccccatctccagcCTACTACTCCCATGCCACCTACCACCCTCTCCACCCCAACCTCCAGGCCCACCTGGGCCAGCTGTCCCCACCCCCCGAGCACCCTGGCTTTGACACCTTGGATCAGCTAAGCCAGGTGGAACTTCTGGGGGACATGGACCGCAATGAGTTTGACCAGTATTTGAACACTCCTGGTCACCCTGACTCTGCTTCAGGGGTTGGAACCCTCACTGGGCATGCCCCTCTCTCCCAGGGGACTCCAACAGGCCCTACAGAGAC encodes:
- the Sox7 gene encoding transcription factor SOX-7, with protein sequence MASLLGAYPWTEGLECPALEAELSDGLSPPAVPRPSGDKGSESRIRRPMNAFMVWAKDERKRLAVQNPDLHNAELSKMLGKSWKALTLSQKRPYVDEAERLRLQHMQDYPNYKYRPRRKKQGKRLCKRVDPGFLLSSLSRDQNTLPEKNSIGRGPLGEKEDRGEYAPGATLPGLHSCYREGAAAAPGSVDTYPYGLPTPPEMSPLDALEPEQTFFSSSCQEEHGHPHHLPHLPGPPYSPEFTPSPLHCSHPLGSLALGQSPGVSMMSSVPGCPPSPAYYSHATYHPLHPNLQAHLGQLSPPPEHPGFDTLDQLSQVELLGDMDRNEFDQYLNTPGHPDSASGVGTLTGHAPLSQGTPTGPTETSLISVLADATATYYNSYSVS